A portion of the Paenibacillus sp. PvR098 genome contains these proteins:
- a CDS encoding O-antigen ligase family protein, producing the protein MSNKNKKSSYSYSKELKGQPNTIDKSSILFWILSSFSVIFLFWSPFQKALFNGNSFDFERPIYSALIWSCIILLLVSIYLFYHWKVNTVSDLLSIIIWLIPLTYFISSFGAASSYYSSNMTFIQVIYVAFFLLALYISRNPLGLSILQNGFMISGYVIVLFGIMNWFGNKEAAFSLVEWFAANMKNATFYQDAVMVDSNGARLTSVFQYANSYAGFLIALLLCTLFLITSTRKWVSAGIHGFMAVPIIISFFLTLSRGGLVILPVVLILVLPFLKPYRQVVYLLHLVTSFVLSLIILTKVTNIGVELHNGHQVGLSQSGWTSLLIVSLINAVLAVVIQKFGLPWAQKLLRRFEKFRLASIAIPVTAIVAGGIALTLLLTDTGLTKLLPDNVRTRIENINFQQHSVLERGTFYQDAIKLVSDYPILGAGGGAWSALYEKYQNNPYVSRQAHNFFLQYLTEVGIIGFLIFIVLIALVFYIYIRNYLKQDENLRHSNFIFYIVAISLLIHSMIDFDLSYVYLGMLLFLSFGAMVSKDALVLKGNWKENVNKYKWSFPSVLLVLSLIFLFSSLQLLSANSNFNQAIATASSNKNMNEIFVPLDKSLEQHPNHPDYTGYKIDILLSAYNQTKDENFYSEAMSLLEQAREKEPNHRYLIERELNMLVMKQDLAKALERTNQEITNFPWDITLYERSIAISKDLGNQARTNNNTPLQEQFWNQAFETYTMVEDKTATLAALPKEQGQGRAFGTTVKIGLSLGQIEFIRGNYDSAENFLRIGISGSLDDQLTRQNIRWYLATLQKQGKNDQTLFDNLVAKDPNERQEIQNIVNIQF; encoded by the coding sequence ATGAGCAATAAGAATAAAAAAAGCAGTTATTCTTACTCCAAAGAATTAAAAGGTCAACCGAATACAATAGACAAAAGCTCCATATTATTTTGGATTTTATCTAGTTTTTCAGTAATATTTCTTTTCTGGTCCCCATTCCAAAAAGCCTTATTCAACGGCAATTCATTTGATTTCGAAAGACCAATCTACTCAGCTCTAATCTGGTCATGCATAATATTGCTCCTTGTGTCGATATATTTATTTTACCACTGGAAAGTCAACACAGTATCGGATCTTTTGAGTATAATCATTTGGCTAATCCCTTTAACTTATTTCATTTCCAGTTTTGGTGCGGCATCTTCTTATTACTCTTCTAATATGACGTTCATTCAGGTCATTTATGTTGCATTCTTTCTACTAGCGCTTTATATATCGAGGAATCCATTGGGCTTATCCATACTCCAAAATGGCTTTATGATTTCCGGTTATGTTATTGTCTTGTTCGGAATCATGAACTGGTTTGGGAATAAAGAAGCCGCTTTTTCGCTTGTTGAATGGTTCGCGGCAAACATGAAGAACGCTACGTTCTACCAGGATGCAGTCATGGTCGACTCGAATGGCGCTCGTTTAACTTCGGTTTTTCAATACGCCAATAGTTATGCAGGATTCCTGATTGCTTTGCTGCTGTGTACTTTGTTTTTAATAACATCGACTAGAAAATGGGTGTCTGCAGGAATTCACGGCTTTATGGCCGTACCCATCATCATCTCTTTCTTCTTGACGTTGTCCCGCGGCGGGCTTGTGATCTTGCCTGTTGTTCTGATTTTGGTACTTCCTTTTTTAAAGCCTTATCGTCAAGTAGTCTATCTGTTACATCTGGTTACCTCCTTTGTTTTGTCACTGATCATTTTAACGAAAGTAACCAATATCGGGGTAGAACTGCACAATGGACACCAAGTGGGTCTATCTCAATCTGGATGGACAAGCTTACTTATCGTTTCGCTGATTAATGCGGTTCTAGCTGTTGTTATTCAGAAGTTTGGGCTGCCTTGGGCTCAAAAACTTCTGAGACGATTTGAAAAATTCAGGTTAGCAAGCATTGCCATTCCTGTAACGGCGATTGTTGCCGGAGGGATTGCCTTAACTTTGCTTCTCACTGACACTGGGCTGACTAAGCTGCTTCCGGACAATGTCCGGACGCGGATTGAAAATATTAACTTCCAACAGCACAGCGTATTAGAACGCGGGACGTTCTATCAAGATGCCATTAAGCTCGTAAGTGACTATCCTATTCTCGGCGCTGGAGGAGGGGCCTGGTCGGCGCTTTATGAGAAATATCAGAACAATCCTTACGTCAGCCGGCAAGCCCATAACTTTTTCCTGCAGTATCTCACTGAAGTAGGTATTATAGGATTTTTAATTTTTATCGTTCTTATTGCCTTGGTTTTCTACATCTACATTCGTAATTATCTTAAGCAGGATGAAAATCTAAGACATTCTAATTTTATTTTCTACATTGTAGCGATCTCTCTACTGATTCATAGTATGATTGACTTTGACCTTAGTTATGTATATTTAGGCATGCTTCTATTCCTTAGTTTTGGAGCAATGGTATCCAAGGATGCTCTTGTTCTAAAAGGGAATTGGAAGGAAAATGTGAATAAGTACAAATGGTCGTTTCCTTCCGTTTTGCTTGTACTATCCTTAATTTTCCTTTTCAGTTCACTTCAGCTCTTAAGCGCAAACAGCAATTTTAACCAAGCCATAGCGACAGCTTCGAGTAACAAAAATATGAATGAAATATTTGTGCCGCTAGATAAATCGTTGGAACAGCACCCGAATCATCCGGATTATACCGGCTACAAGATTGATATCTTGTTGTCAGCATATAATCAAACGAAAGATGAGAATTTTTACTCTGAAGCTATGAGTTTATTAGAGCAAGCCCGTGAAAAGGAGCCTAATCACCGATATCTGATTGAAAGAGAACTCAATATGCTTGTAATGAAACAAGATTTGGCTAAAGCCCTGGAACGGACCAATCAGGAAATCACAAACTTTCCTTGGGACATTACTTTGTATGAAAGAAGCATTGCAATTAGCAAAGACCTAGGAAATCAAGCTCGGACAAATAACAATACTCCTCTCCAAGAACAGTTTTGGAATCAAGCTTTTGAGACATATACAATGGTAGAAGATAAAACGGCAACATTGGCCGCACTTCCGAAGGAGCAAGGGCAAGGCCGGGCTTTTGGAACTACTGTAAAAATCGGATTGTCTTTAGGTCAAATCGAATTTATCCGCGGCAATTATGATTCGGCGGAGAATTTCCTTCGAATCGGTATAAGCGGGTCTCTGGATGACCAACTGACACGCCAAAACATTCGTTGGTACCTTGCAACATTACAGAAGCAAGGAAAGAATGATCAAACATTATTCGATAATTTGGTGGCTAAAGATCCGAATGAACGACAAGAAATTCAGAATATAGTAAATATCCAATTCTAA
- a CDS encoding glycosyltransferase, translated as MLTIISFIYRVIYRLAMFSKSFLALVFPPSVMQMAKKRILRKAFPLNTGSNPTGNKHYPPGINLIGYARAEMGIGESCRIMAKSLNAVNFPFGITNFTGTNKARMTDLTWIHKEVENPQYNINVFHINAEQMIEIYAHYGNSIFKDRYNIGYWHWELPDFPDDWLESFQIVNEIWVPSTFVANSIALKSPVPVVKIPHSIEVNIPTPRSREYFHLPEKAFLFLTMYDVKSYQERKNPRASIEAFKLAFGPDDLHVGLVVKVNSSTSSPDEMQLLEELISNYNNIYLIKEILSREDTNSLIDATNGYISLHRSEGFGLGLAEAMYLGKSVIGTNWSSNTDFMNHQNSCLVDYNLIPVGRDHGPYKAYQYWANPDIEHASYFMKRLVTDIDYYKSISQKGEQMIKESFSPIAVGKTIEKRLKYLKLL; from the coding sequence GTGCTTACCATTATTTCTTTTATTTATAGGGTTATTTATAGGCTTGCCATGTTCTCAAAGTCTTTCCTTGCTCTAGTGTTTCCTCCATCCGTAATGCAAATGGCAAAGAAGCGAATTTTAAGAAAAGCCTTTCCTTTGAATACCGGTTCCAATCCTACTGGGAACAAGCATTATCCACCGGGTATTAATCTTATCGGATATGCAAGAGCGGAAATGGGTATTGGTGAATCCTGTAGAATAATGGCCAAAAGCTTGAATGCTGTTAATTTTCCTTTTGGCATCACAAATTTTACAGGCACTAACAAAGCGCGTATGACAGACCTTACGTGGATTCATAAAGAAGTCGAAAACCCGCAGTACAACATTAATGTTTTTCATATTAATGCGGAACAAATGATTGAGATCTACGCTCATTACGGCAACAGCATTTTCAAGGATAGATATAATATTGGTTATTGGCATTGGGAGCTGCCTGATTTTCCGGATGATTGGCTTGAAAGCTTTCAGATAGTGAACGAAATCTGGGTGCCTTCAACTTTTGTTGCTAATTCGATCGCATTGAAAAGCCCAGTTCCTGTGGTGAAAATTCCACATAGTATTGAGGTGAATATACCGACTCCTCGTAGTCGCGAATATTTTCATTTGCCGGAAAAAGCTTTCTTGTTTCTTACCATGTATGATGTGAAAAGCTATCAAGAACGCAAGAACCCTCGTGCCTCTATAGAGGCGTTCAAATTAGCTTTTGGTCCTGACGACTTACATGTGGGGCTGGTAGTGAAGGTAAACAGCTCAACAAGTAGTCCAGATGAAATGCAGTTACTGGAAGAGCTGATTTCTAATTATAATAATATTTATTTAATTAAGGAAATACTTAGTAGAGAAGATACGAACTCTTTAATAGATGCAACCAATGGTTATATCTCTCTTCATCGAAGTGAAGGTTTCGGCTTAGGATTAGCCGAAGCGATGTATTTAGGAAAGTCTGTTATTGGTACTAACTGGTCATCAAATACTGATTTTATGAACCATCAAAATTCATGTCTTGTAGACTACAATTTAATACCAGTCGGCAGAGATCATGGTCCGTACAAGGCATATCAATATTGGGCTAATCCCGATATAGAACATGCTAGTTATTTTATGAAAAGGTTAGTGACAGATATCGATTATTATAAGTCGATATCTCAAAAGGGAGAACAAATGATTAAAGAAAGCTTTTCTCCTATAGCGGTTGGTAAAACTATTGAGAAGAGACTTAAGTATTTAAAATTACTTTAA
- a CDS encoding mannose-1-phosphate guanylyltransferase, which produces MTITAVIMAGGKGERFWPKSRTNLPKQFLNISGNKSMIQQTISRLEKLIPISQIFIVTNELYAELIKAQIPHLPVENIIIEPIGRNTAPCVGLASIIIEEKFPDSTMVVLPSDHIIENETGFIQILKTAVEVAGKDNSLVTLGISPTYPETGYGYIESSNDVTNLNDLEVHKVKKFVEKPDLATAEKYINAGNYYWNSGIFIWKVSVIREYIKSLMPEMHDILESMKIGFRQGNPKDIIQSEFHKMPDQSIDYGIMEKVASIYVIPCVFGWDDVGSWTALERINERDDNGNVIRGNILNLDTKRCIIESNGKLIATLGVEDLIIVDTEDVTLICSKEKAQEVKSLIKELRLQKLEQYL; this is translated from the coding sequence ATGACGATTACAGCTGTAATTATGGCAGGTGGAAAAGGAGAGAGGTTTTGGCCAAAAAGTAGAACAAATCTACCTAAACAGTTCTTGAATATTTCTGGAAATAAATCTATGATACAGCAAACGATCAGTAGACTGGAGAAATTAATTCCTATATCACAAATTTTTATTGTTACCAATGAACTGTATGCTGAACTCATTAAAGCGCAAATTCCTCATTTACCGGTAGAAAATATTATTATTGAGCCTATCGGTAGAAATACAGCTCCGTGTGTGGGACTTGCATCAATCATCATCGAAGAAAAATTTCCAGATAGTACAATGGTGGTTCTTCCTTCGGATCATATTATTGAGAATGAAACAGGGTTTATCCAAATTTTAAAAACTGCAGTTGAAGTTGCCGGTAAGGATAATAGTCTTGTAACGCTCGGCATTTCGCCTACATATCCTGAAACAGGCTATGGATATATTGAAAGCAGTAATGATGTTACTAACTTGAACGATCTGGAGGTTCACAAGGTCAAGAAGTTTGTGGAAAAGCCAGACTTAGCTACTGCTGAAAAATATATTAATGCAGGAAATTATTATTGGAATAGCGGAATTTTCATATGGAAAGTTTCTGTCATTAGGGAATACATTAAAAGCTTAATGCCGGAAATGCATGATATTCTGGAATCAATGAAAATCGGGTTCCGACAAGGCAATCCCAAAGATATTATCCAAAGTGAGTTTCACAAGATGCCGGATCAATCTATTGACTATGGCATAATGGAGAAAGTCGCTAGCATATATGTAATTCCATGCGTGTTTGGGTGGGATGATGTAGGCAGTTGGACTGCTTTGGAAAGAATTAACGAACGGGACGATAATGGAAATGTAATACGTGGGAACATCCTCAATCTGGATACGAAAAGATGCATTATTGAAAGCAACGGTAAATTAATTGCAACTCTTGGAGTAGAGGATTTAATTATAGTAGATACCGAGGATGTTACTTTAATATGTTCCAAAGAAAAGGCACAGGAAGTAAAGTCGTTAATTAAAGAGTTAAGACTTCAAAAATTAGAACAATACTTATAA
- the gmd gene encoding GDP-mannose 4,6-dehydratase, giving the protein MSKNALITGITGQDGSYLAELLLSKGYKVYGVRRRTSSPIMENIEHIANEIEFIDGDLLDQGSLVNAIRVSNPDEVYNLAAQSFVGTSWVQPVLTGETTAIGVTNILEAIRQIKPEAKFYQASSSEMFGKVVETPQKETTPFYPRSPYGVAKVYGHWITINYRESYNMFACSGILFNHESPRRGVEFVTRKVTDAAARIKLGLQKELRMGNLDAKRDWGFAGDYVKAMWLMLQQETPDDYVISTGETHTVEELVEIAFGHVGLSWRDYVVIDPKFVRPAEVDLLLGDHTKAKEKLGWKLDVGFEQLITMMVESDLKKIEKSLR; this is encoded by the coding sequence ATGTCGAAAAATGCTCTAATTACAGGAATAACTGGACAAGACGGATCATATTTGGCGGAATTACTATTAAGTAAAGGTTATAAAGTATATGGAGTTCGCAGAAGAACAAGTAGTCCAATCATGGAAAATATCGAACATATTGCTAATGAAATCGAATTTATTGACGGTGATTTATTGGATCAAGGTTCGCTTGTAAATGCAATTCGGGTCTCTAATCCTGATGAAGTCTATAACTTGGCTGCTCAATCTTTTGTTGGAACATCTTGGGTACAACCGGTACTAACAGGAGAAACAACCGCTATTGGCGTGACGAATATTTTAGAGGCGATTCGCCAAATCAAGCCAGAAGCAAAATTTTATCAAGCATCAAGCAGTGAAATGTTCGGGAAAGTAGTAGAAACTCCGCAAAAAGAAACAACACCATTTTACCCAAGAAGTCCTTATGGTGTAGCGAAAGTTTATGGTCATTGGATTACAATAAATTACCGTGAAAGCTATAATATGTTCGCTTGTTCCGGTATACTATTTAACCATGAATCGCCGCGCCGCGGGGTAGAATTTGTCACAAGAAAGGTGACGGATGCCGCAGCCAGAATTAAATTAGGTTTACAAAAAGAGCTTCGCATGGGTAACCTAGATGCGAAGAGGGATTGGGGCTTTGCTGGAGATTATGTGAAAGCTATGTGGTTAATGCTACAACAGGAGACACCGGACGATTATGTCATTTCAACTGGCGAGACACATACGGTGGAGGAACTTGTGGAGATCGCCTTTGGACATGTTGGGTTGAGCTGGCGAGATTATGTAGTCATTGATCCGAAATTCGTGAGACCTGCTGAAGTTGATCTCTTATTAGGAGATCACACCAAGGCGAAGGAAAAGCTGGGATGGAAATTAGATGTTGGATTTGAACAGCTAATCACAATGATGGTGGAAAGTGACTTGAAAAAAATTGAGAAAAGCTTGAGATAA
- a CDS encoding GDP-mannose 4,6-dehydratase, whose protein sequence is MRALITGVTGFVGRYLAQNLLDNGYEVWGGTRKCPPYFINGVQIVELNLSRQDMIVNVLEDIKPDVVFHLSGQSSVKYSWDHIEETFKSNVMDSINLLEAIKNSSLKSSVRVITIGSSEEYGVGAELPIVEEARTDPMNPYGLSKLTVGKIALLYHGLHRMDIIHARAFNHIGPGQSLGFVTTDFTKQVIEIENGKVEPVMYVGDLSSKRDFTDVRDIVEAYRLLNEKGTAGETYNVCSGVCIPIRGILDDLVSFSSSSIKVIVDEKKLRPNNVKEYYGSNDKLRKATGWKPLISISQSLHDIYLHWKNTY, encoded by the coding sequence ATGAGAGCTCTAATTACTGGAGTGACTGGTTTTGTTGGTCGCTATCTAGCTCAAAACCTTCTGGATAATGGGTATGAAGTGTGGGGTGGGACACGTAAGTGTCCACCCTACTTTATTAATGGCGTGCAAATCGTGGAGCTTAATCTATCACGTCAGGACATGATCGTTAATGTTTTGGAAGATATAAAACCTGATGTTGTGTTTCATTTATCTGGTCAGAGTTCTGTGAAATACTCATGGGATCATATCGAAGAAACATTTAAATCCAATGTAATGGATTCGATTAATTTGTTAGAAGCCATAAAAAATTCATCTTTAAAAAGTAGTGTAAGAGTAATCACCATCGGTTCTTCTGAAGAATATGGGGTAGGGGCCGAATTGCCGATAGTTGAAGAGGCGCGGACCGATCCGATGAATCCATATGGCTTATCCAAACTTACGGTAGGTAAAATCGCCCTTTTATATCATGGACTTCACCGCATGGATATCATCCACGCTAGAGCCTTTAACCATATAGGACCAGGTCAGTCCTTAGGTTTTGTGACAACTGATTTTACAAAACAAGTCATCGAAATAGAGAATGGGAAAGTCGAACCTGTGATGTATGTGGGTGATTTAAGTAGTAAACGTGATTTTACTGATGTGAGAGATATTGTTGAAGCTTATCGTTTGCTAAATGAGAAAGGCACAGCTGGGGAAACCTATAATGTATGCTCTGGAGTCTGTATACCCATTCGGGGAATATTGGATGATTTGGTGTCATTCTCCTCTAGTTCTATTAAAGTAATTGTAGATGAAAAAAAGTTAAGACCCAATAATGTTAAAGAGTACTATGGATCTAATGATAAACTAAGAAAAGCTACTGGTTGGAAACCTTTAATATCAATTAGTCAAAGCTTGCACGATATTTATCTTCATTGGAAAAATACCTATTAA
- a CDS encoding ABC transporter permease, translating to MLNDFKEIKNYREMLVSIVRRDLRSRYKGSFLGFLWTFVNPLLQLIVYSIVFPYILKINQENYPMFLFVALLPWIYFTSSLQGATTSIVSGANLVKKIYFPRMILPLAVVGTNLMNYIYGLIIVFSALLFMGIELTMNVLWLPVVLLIHSIFILGLALIFSALYVKFRDLEHIVGVVTFVWFYLTPIVFPITIFPDNIAETLGYNPMVPIINSFRDILLDGKQPDWSSLSYSLIVGLLVTVIGLIVFRKCQKTFAEDL from the coding sequence ATGTTAAATGACTTTAAAGAAATCAAAAATTACAGGGAGATGTTGGTAAGTATTGTTCGAAGAGACTTGCGTTCTCGATACAAAGGCTCATTTTTGGGTTTCTTATGGACATTTGTAAATCCATTGCTGCAACTAATCGTCTATTCCATTGTATTTCCATATATTTTAAAAATAAATCAAGAAAATTATCCTATGTTTCTTTTTGTAGCGCTTTTACCTTGGATCTATTTTACTTCGTCTCTTCAAGGAGCGACAACTAGTATCGTAAGTGGCGCAAACTTAGTTAAAAAAATCTATTTTCCAAGGATGATCTTACCTCTTGCTGTTGTTGGTACTAATTTGATGAATTATATATATGGACTAATTATCGTTTTTTCAGCCCTTTTATTTATGGGAATTGAGTTGACGATGAATGTTTTATGGCTGCCAGTAGTTTTATTGATTCATTCTATTTTTATTTTGGGTTTAGCACTGATTTTCTCGGCACTATATGTTAAGTTCAGAGACTTAGAACATATTGTAGGCGTAGTAACTTTTGTATGGTTTTATTTAACCCCTATTGTTTTTCCAATCACCATTTTTCCAGATAATATTGCAGAAACCTTAGGATATAATCCTATGGTTCCGATAATTAATTCGTTTAGGGACATCTTACTTGATGGTAAACAACCGGATTGGAGTTCGCTGTCCTATTCTTTGATAGTCGGATTATTAGTCACGGTAATTGGACTAATTGTATTCCGAAAATGTCAGAAGACCTTTGCGGAGGATTTGTAA
- a CDS encoding ABC transporter ATP-binding protein — protein MDQIVISIKNVSKAFKIYRDKPLTLKEKLLKLRSNEYSPFFAVKNVSLDIKKGETIGLIGHNGCGKSTMLKLITKILYPDSGEINVNGRISSLIELGAGFHPDFTGRENIYINASIFGLSKKEVDEKIDEIIRFSELGEFIENPVRTYSSGMYMRLAFSVAINVNPEILLIDEILSVGDANFQKKCYDKIEGFKLNGATIVIVAHDLGTIEKICDRVIWMDKGEIIEQGEADRVVNLYTQHMNKRFVEQKQQEYSNEHPNVDKLKNDVQVEELEVQSSLDFPDDIRWGSKEVEITEARIVNSKGETTNVLSAGESVVIEINYKVNSPQKEYIFGMGFYTSDKVLVYGNNTQIGKLKLKNLSHVGTVKFKINDCNLLSGNYKLNVAVVDGDHRALDFIKFYMDFTVISNDKAVGVFSLKHNWEIV, from the coding sequence ATGGACCAAATCGTAATATCAATTAAAAATGTGAGTAAAGCGTTTAAAATATATCGTGATAAGCCATTAACTCTTAAGGAAAAGCTGTTAAAACTGAGAAGTAACGAGTATAGTCCTTTTTTTGCCGTAAAAAATGTGAGTTTGGATATTAAAAAAGGTGAGACAATCGGATTAATTGGTCATAACGGATGCGGGAAAAGTACAATGTTGAAACTCATTACTAAAATACTATATCCGGATAGCGGAGAAATCAATGTCAATGGAAGAATATCCAGTCTCATTGAATTAGGAGCTGGGTTTCATCCTGATTTTACGGGTCGAGAAAATATATATATTAACGCCTCTATTTTCGGTCTTTCTAAAAAAGAGGTGGATGAGAAAATAGACGAAATTATTCGGTTTTCTGAACTCGGTGAATTTATTGAAAATCCGGTCAGAACATATTCTTCAGGAATGTATATGCGTCTTGCTTTTTCGGTGGCGATTAATGTCAACCCTGAAATCCTACTAATCGATGAAATCTTATCTGTTGGTGACGCTAATTTTCAGAAAAAGTGCTATGATAAAATTGAAGGGTTTAAACTTAACGGAGCTACTATTGTTATAGTTGCCCATGATTTGGGAACTATTGAGAAAATTTGTGATAGAGTTATATGGATGGACAAAGGCGAAATTATTGAACAAGGTGAAGCGGATCGAGTCGTAAATTTATATACTCAGCATATGAATAAACGATTTGTAGAACAAAAGCAGCAAGAATACAGTAATGAACATCCTAATGTAGACAAGTTGAAAAACGATGTCCAAGTTGAAGAATTAGAAGTTCAAAGTTCGCTAGATTTTCCTGATGATATAAGATGGGGTTCGAAAGAAGTGGAAATAACAGAGGCAAGAATAGTTAATTCAAAAGGCGAGACTACGAACGTATTATCCGCCGGTGAGTCGGTTGTAATTGAGATAAATTATAAAGTAAACAGCCCACAAAAAGAATATATATTTGGCATGGGATTTTATACATCCGATAAAGTCCTTGTATATGGTAATAATACACAAATTGGGAAATTAAAACTTAAAAATCTAAGTCATGTAGGTACGGTTAAGTTTAAAATCAATGATTGCAATCTGTTGTCAGGTAATTATAAACTGAACGTTGCAGTTGTTGACGGAGACCATAGAGCTTTGGATTTCATCAAATTTTATATGGATTTTACAGTCATATCTAATGATAAAGCAGTAGGAGTATTTTCATTAAAACATAATTGGGAAATAGTTTAG
- a CDS encoding FkbM family methyltransferase, producing MKFKDEESLYYKGEPIPKQTTSNDPNTYLGEIEKYLNVMIRTQENDAYRYLSSGKKIIGPLIILVKKVIRKLLKWYIEPITSQQTQFNNAVTPAIGRTTELIIGLLNKTSEMEKMQTQYSILETQLQGILNKTSEMEEMQIQYSILETRLQEMLYKIGEMEKMQTQYSNLEKRFQEMEGRMNIYAERIQAASTRLEKIDEIDVFKESNFNLFNKTTYSQSGEDSILAYVVYVLGIPFESVDYIDLGANHAKEMSNTYFFYSKGAKGILVEANPELIPELKFYRHRDIILNNCVDVEAGKQVDFYILSGDGLSTPDIDAAKEFCEINPDLEIIDKRVVSTISYKTIVENYLGKAPTLLSIDIEGKDIEILRSIDYEKYRPLLIVTEVISYDTTLNYNTKNDEVKNFLDSKDYDEYAFTGINSIFLDRKYLRKMKEGQE from the coding sequence ATGAAGTTTAAAGATGAGGAAAGTTTGTATTATAAAGGTGAGCCAATACCTAAACAAACTACATCAAATGATCCGAATACGTATTTAGGTGAAATTGAGAAATATCTCAATGTGATGATTCGAACACAAGAGAATGATGCTTATCGATATTTAAGTTCAGGTAAGAAAATAATTGGCCCATTAATCATTTTAGTTAAAAAGGTCATTAGAAAACTTCTTAAGTGGTATATTGAACCTATCACATCTCAACAAACACAATTTAATAATGCGGTTACACCTGCTATTGGAAGAACGACAGAATTGATAATTGGGCTACTTAATAAAACTAGTGAAATGGAAAAAATGCAAACTCAATATAGTATCCTAGAGACACAACTTCAAGGAATACTAAATAAAACCAGTGAAATGGAAGAAATGCAAATACAATATAGTATTCTAGAGACACGACTTCAAGAAATGCTATATAAAATCGGCGAAATGGAAAAAATGCAAACGCAATACAGTAACCTGGAGAAACGATTTCAAGAAATGGAAGGCCGAATGAATATTTATGCTGAAAGAATTCAGGCTGCTTCTACCAGGTTAGAAAAAATTGATGAAATTGATGTTTTTAAAGAAAGTAATTTTAATCTTTTCAATAAAACAACATATTCACAATCTGGTGAAGATAGTATTTTGGCTTATGTAGTCTATGTTTTGGGGATCCCTTTCGAATCAGTCGATTATATTGATTTGGGAGCAAACCATGCTAAAGAGATGAGTAATACTTATTTCTTCTACAGCAAGGGGGCTAAAGGGATTTTGGTTGAAGCGAATCCAGAACTGATACCAGAACTAAAGTTTTATCGCCATAGAGACATTATATTAAATAATTGTGTGGATGTTGAAGCGGGTAAACAAGTGGATTTTTATATTCTTAGCGGCGATGGCTTGAGTACCCCTGACATTGATGCAGCTAAAGAATTTTGTGAAATAAACCCCGATCTTGAAATAATTGATAAAAGAGTCGTTAGTACCATTTCTTATAAAACCATTGTAGAGAATTACTTGGGCAAAGCACCTACACTCTTATCGATTGATATAGAAGGCAAAGATATTGAGATTCTTCGATCGATTGATTACGAGAAGTATAGACCTTTGTTAATCGTTACTGAGGTGATAAGTTATGATACGACCCTAAATTATAATACTAAAAATGATGAAGTAAAGAATTTTTTGGACAGTAAGGATTATGATGAATATGCTTTTACTGGAATAAATTCGATATTTTTGGACAGAAAATATTTGAGGAAAATGAAAGAAGGACAAGAATAA